In Etheostoma cragini isolate CJK2018 unplaced genomic scaffold, CSU_Ecrag_1.0 ScbMSFa_1878, whole genome shotgun sequence, the genomic stretch agtgattatttacatggagtctggtggtgatttttgtagttttacctTTACTGTGCAAAACAAAGTATAAGAAAGCCTACATAATTGACACATGCAACTTAACTTTAAATATGTAAACTGATGTTACATTACAACTAATTACAGACTGACTAGATCTCCTCCCACAGGACCTTCTCACCTTTGTAGTAGATGTAGCTGATGAGATACATGACTGTGCTTGAATCCAGGTTTTCCACCAGCTTGTCAATCTTCCCGTTGGTCTTCTCCTCCACGTACTTATTTATGGTATCAGCACTTTCTGTGGTTTGGCTGAAGTCCACATTGAACCCCTCTGTGAAGTAAGACTGCTTCAGGGTCTGCAGGAACTCCGGCTTGGGCTTGAAACTGTCGTCCAGGAACAAGGCGGTCCCTTCGTTGGCGTCCCCCTGGGATGCGTTGTTGGGCCCCTGGAGGAGCGTCTGGAAGGCCTGGTCCACATCGGTCTGGGTCAGGAAGGAGCTGTTGAAGCCCAGACCACTGAAAAGCTGGCGGTGCGTCTCCCCCTGCGCGCCCACGGACAACGCAGCCAAGGCGGTCGACACGCTAACAGGGGAGAAGAAGATATTCTGTCCCTGTGAGTTAGCATCAGCTGCTAGCTTCCTGTAGAGGCGGAAGGAAAACTCCCGGTTTGCTTGTCTCACCAGGGAGACGCTGTTGGCGCTGATCACCGCTGAGAGGACCCAGAGACCCACGACTGcatgcatcatcatcatgatgAACTAAGACAAAAGATCAAATGTTCAgctcaggtaga encodes the following:
- the LOC117940178 gene encoding alpha-1-antiproteinase-like, whose amino-acid sequence is MMMMHAVVGLWVLSAVISANSVSLVRQANREFSFRLYRKLAADANSQGQNIFFSPVSVSTALAALSVGAQGETHRQLFSGLGFNSSFLTQTDVDQAFQTLLQGPNNASQGDANEGTALFLDDSFKPKPEFLQTLKQSYFTEGFNVDFSQTTESADTINKYVEEKTNGKIDKLVENLDSSTVMYLISYIYYKGEKVLWEEI